The proteins below are encoded in one region of bacterium:
- a CDS encoding response regulator transcription factor: MGIRVLCADDHEIVRYGLCLLLDGQQDIDIVGQAANAPETLALLEKLRPDVLLLDLYVPGAAGLGLLEQVRRLHPEVPVVMMSGQATEARVREAMQAGAMAFVNKEEDAEELVRAIRAAVAGEKHLSPMLAQHAYAAYVDGVPSAEERKLDQLTEREAEIIRLAATGRTSADIARQLFISRRTVETHRSRAMQKLGLHNEVELARFFLNLESDDR; encoded by the coding sequence ATGGGTATCCGGGTGTTGTGTGCCGACGACCATGAGATCGTGAGGTACGGTCTGTGCCTGCTGCTCGACGGACAGCAGGACATTGACATCGTCGGGCAGGCGGCCAACGCCCCCGAGACACTGGCGCTGCTGGAGAAGCTGAGACCGGACGTGCTGCTGCTGGACCTGTACGTGCCCGGCGCGGCGGGTCTGGGGCTGCTCGAGCAGGTCCGGCGCCTGCACCCGGAGGTGCCGGTGGTCATGATGTCCGGGCAGGCCACCGAGGCCCGCGTGCGCGAGGCGATGCAAGCCGGAGCCATGGCCTTCGTGAACAAGGAGGAGGACGCGGAGGAGCTGGTGCGGGCCATCCGCGCGGCTGTCGCCGGCGAGAAGCACCTCAGCCCGATGCTGGCTCAGCACGCCTACGCGGCCTATGTGGACGGGGTGCCCAGCGCGGAGGAGCGCAAGCTGGACCAGCTCACCGAGCGCGAGGCTGAGATCATCCGCCTGGCGGCCACCGGCCGGACCAGCGCCGACATTGCCAGGCAGCTCTTCATCAGTCGCCGCACGGTCGAGACGCATCGGTCGCGCGCGATGCAGAAGTTGGGGCTACACAACGAGGTGGAGCTGGCGCGGTTCTTCCTGAACCTGGAGTCAGACGACCGCTAG